A genomic segment from Actinomycetota bacterium encodes:
- a CDS encoding pyruvate, phosphate dikinase: protein MTQKKYVYFFGEGTKDMKSLLGGKGANLSEMTNIGLPVPPGFTITTEACNLYYELGQKWPEGLLDQVAENLKKLEKEAGYKFGDESDPLLVSVRSGSAFSMPGMMDTILNLGLNDKAVQGLIKKTGNKRLGMDSYRRFIQMFGDVVMEVEHAEFEKALQRIKDKKNVKLDTELDAEDLEELVADYKALIKKSSGQEFPQDSFEQLKMSINAVFKSWNNKRAFTYRNLHDIPHDLGTGVNIQIMVFGNMGDNSGTGVAFTRNPSTGEKKVYGEYLTNAQGEDVVAGIRTPRDLDHLHDEMPEIYNQLMDIFEKLELHYKDMQDMEFTFQEGRLYMLQTRTGKRTAAAALQIAVDMVNEKLIDKKDAVMRVAPDQLDHLLHKQLDSKAKEKAQLIAKGLPASPGAAVGKVVFDAETAVQESEHGNVILVRTETSPEDIQGMAVAQGILTARGGMTSHAAVVARGMGKCCVAGCESIKVFENDQYFMVKGVKVKKGDWITLDGSTGEVFLGQLATVDPEISGNFELFMGWVDQFRKLGVRTNADTPKDAEVAKKFGAEGIGLCRTEHMFFEGVRIKAMREMITAGDAEGRKKALAKLLPMQREDFASIFRVMDGLPVTIRLLDPPLHEFLPTEEDDIREIAEELGMSYEDMKATIVSLHEINPMLGHRGCRLSITYPEICDMQARAIFEAAAELVKEGKAVMPEVMIPVVGVVNEVKILKQQIVGIAEAVMKENNVEFEYKVGTMIEIPRACITADEIAGEAEFFSFGTNDLTQLTFGFSRDDFGKILPEYLEKGILEKDPFAVLDQKSVGSLIKIAFEKGKSARKDLKVGICGEHGGEPSSVEFCANQGLDYVSCSPYRVPIARLAAAQAVIKKG, encoded by the coding sequence ATGACGCAGAAAAAATACGTATATTTCTTTGGAGAGGGTACCAAAGATATGAAGAGTCTTTTAGGAGGCAAGGGAGCTAACTTGTCGGAAATGACGAACATCGGCCTTCCGGTTCCTCCGGGTTTTACTATTACTACAGAAGCATGCAACCTTTATTATGAATTGGGGCAGAAATGGCCTGAAGGATTACTTGACCAGGTAGCTGAAAATCTTAAAAAACTTGAGAAAGAAGCCGGCTATAAATTTGGTGATGAATCAGATCCGCTGCTTGTTTCTGTCAGATCAGGTTCTGCTTTTTCAATGCCCGGGATGATGGATACCATATTAAATCTTGGACTGAATGACAAGGCAGTTCAGGGCCTTATAAAGAAGACGGGAAATAAAAGATTAGGCATGGATTCATACAGAAGATTTATACAGATGTTCGGCGATGTCGTAATGGAAGTGGAACATGCTGAATTTGAGAAAGCACTCCAGAGAATAAAAGACAAAAAGAACGTGAAGCTCGACACAGAACTTGATGCTGAAGATCTTGAGGAACTTGTTGCTGACTATAAAGCTTTAATTAAAAAATCATCCGGTCAGGAATTTCCGCAGGACTCATTTGAACAGCTGAAGATGTCTATAAATGCTGTTTTTAAATCCTGGAACAATAAAAGGGCATTTACTTACAGAAATCTTCATGATATTCCTCATGATCTTGGAACCGGAGTAAATATACAGATAATGGTTTTCGGCAATATGGGCGACAACTCCGGAACAGGTGTTGCATTTACAAGAAACCCTTCCACAGGCGAGAAAAAAGTTTATGGAGAGTATCTTACCAATGCACAGGGAGAAGATGTGGTTGCAGGAATCAGAACACCTAGAGATCTGGATCATCTGCATGATGAGATGCCCGAAATATATAATCAGTTAATGGATATTTTTGAAAAACTGGAGCTTCATTATAAAGACATGCAGGATATGGAGTTTACTTTCCAGGAAGGCAGATTATATATGCTTCAGACCAGAACAGGGAAAAGAACTGCTGCTGCAGCTCTTCAGATTGCAGTGGATATGGTCAATGAAAAATTGATAGATAAAAAGGATGCCGTAATGAGAGTGGCGCCTGATCAGTTAGACCATCTTCTTCACAAACAGCTTGATTCCAAAGCAAAAGAAAAAGCGCAGCTGATTGCAAAAGGTCTGCCTGCCTCTCCGGGGGCTGCAGTAGGCAAGGTAGTTTTTGATGCGGAAACAGCGGTACAGGAATCTGAACATGGGAATGTTATTCTTGTGAGAACCGAGACTTCTCCTGAAGATATTCAGGGCATGGCAGTGGCACAGGGAATATTGACTGCAAGAGGAGGAATGACCTCCCATGCTGCGGTTGTGGCAAGAGGAATGGGCAAATGCTGTGTTGCCGGTTGTGAATCAATCAAAGTCTTTGAAAACGATCAGTATTTTATGGTTAAGGGAGTAAAGGTTAAAAAAGGAGACTGGATAACTCTTGACGGTTCAACCGGTGAAGTTTTCCTCGGCCAGCTTGCAACTGTTGATCCTGAGATATCAGGTAATTTTGAATTATTCATGGGATGGGTGGATCAGTTCAGGAAACTTGGGGTAAGGACTAATGCTGACACTCCAAAAGATGCTGAAGTTGCAAAGAAATTCGGTGCTGAAGGCATAGGCCTTTGCAGAACCGAGCATATGTTCTTTGAAGGCGTAAGGATTAAAGCAATGAGAGAGATGATTACTGCAGGAGATGCCGAAGGGAGAAAAAAAGCGCTGGCAAAACTTCTGCCCATGCAGAGGGAAGATTTTGCCAGTATTTTCAGAGTTATGGACGGACTTCCTGTAACAATAAGGCTTCTTGATCCTCCGCTTCATGAATTCCTTCCCACAGAGGAAGACGATATAAGAGAAATAGCCGAAGAGCTTGGTATGTCTTATGAAGATATGAAAGCAACCATTGTTTCCCTTCATGAAATAAATCCGATGCTTGGACACAGAGGATGCAGGCTTTCAATAACATATCCTGAAATCTGCGACATGCAGGCAAGGGCGATATTTGAAGCTGCTGCCGAGCTTGTAAAAGAAGGAAAAGCTGTTATGCCTGAAGTTATGATTCCGGTTGTGGGAGTTGTCAATGAAGTAAAAATCCTCAAGCAGCAGATTGTTGGAATTGCAGAAGCTGTCATGAAAGAAAATAATGTCGAATTTGAATATAAAGTCGGAACAATGATAGAGATCCCGAGAGCATGTATAACTGCTGACGAAATTGCCGGGGAAGCTGAATTCTTCAGTTTCGGCACTAATGACCTTACTCAGCTTACGTTTGGTTTTTCAAGAGATGATTTTGGAAAAATACTTCCTGAATATCTTGAAAAAGGCATTCTTGAAAAAGATCCGTTTGCGGTTCTGGATCAGAAAAGTGTGGGCAGTCTCATAAAAATAGCTTTTGAAAAAGGCAAATCTGCCAGAAAAGACCTTAAAGTCGGAATTTGCGGAGAACATGGCGGGGAACCGAGCTCGGTAGAATTCTGTGCAAATCAGGGTCTTGACTATGTAAGCTGTTCACCTTACAGGGTACCGATTGCAAGACTGGCCGCTGCTCAGGCTGTGATCAAAAAAGGATAA